One Myotis daubentonii chromosome 3, mMyoDau2.1, whole genome shotgun sequence genomic window carries:
- the LOC132229201 gene encoding F-box only protein 31-like has translation MEECACLCGLGSSPGCPCGQKRQRTSETAVADGNQAQEEKHVEGDAAARCCPGSGGIPSPRPPPPPPHCSLQDLPVEMLVEIFACVPGTDLPSLALACTKFHRILHIDRIWRRRCREEFGVRENLPNLEMIGMSYREVYAKLFPYRHILGLWQLDTEHYRTLVNVAVDGLCITGWKYRPSLHTHVGGPIHFRPSFRIRLTKRKSAKVECLEGLDNRPHNRHIQIRKDRFTTQCKNTDHGTHLPRRLREEGGRVVEERQLYNWLTYRRLYLPLSHPDDLIRPGLFQYYYDAFHLKIAMLSFHGKYARVTKITGVSKKTLEIHLTRRIQLRDGEIFHNFDELSRVVQEMDEQVIGEQQQQQEDGTEESEGHGWQSPAQPSEGESGAAAAEEQPVPFVLPVGVRSIDQNYPATCRRCFYVVDTVTLPGFAYPRRFPGVFILFDENHFGFIWLELKYFFLYSRVQNTFQNVEAPSPQAFLEMLKNIQCMP, from the coding sequence ATGGAGGAGTGCGCTTGCCTCTGCGGCCTGGGCTCTTCGCCGGGATGTCCGTGTGGTCAGAAGCGCCAGCGCACATCTGAGACTGCAGTCGCTGATGGCAACCAGGCCCAGGAAGAAAAGCACGTGGAGGGGGACGCGGCCGCGCGGTGCTGTCCAGGAAGTGGAGGCATCCCTAGCCCcaggccgcccccgccgcccccgcacTGCTCCctgcaggacctgccggtggagatgctggtggagatcttcgcctgCGTTCCCGGCACcgacctgcccagcctggccctggcctgcaccAAATTCCACCGCATCCTGCACATCGACCgcatctggagacggcgctgccgCGAGGAGTTTGGCGTTCGTGAAAACTTGCCGAACCTGGAGATGATCGGTATGTCTTAtcgagaagtctatgcgaagctgttcccatacagacacattttgggacTGTGGCAGCTAGATACTGAGCACTATAGAACACTAGTGAATGTCGCGGTGGACGGGTTATGCATTACTGGTTGGAAATACAGGCCTTCCCTTCACACCCATGTGGGTGGCCCCATACACTTCAGGCCCTCGTTCAGAATTCGCCTGACGAAGAGGAAATCAGCCAAGGTGGAGTGCCTGGAAGGCCTCGACAACAGGCCCCACAACCGCCACATACAGATTCGGAAGGACAGGTTCACCACCCAGTGCAAGAACACAGACCACGGAACGCATTTACCCAGGCGGCTTAGGGAAGAGGGGGGGCGGGTGGTGGAGGAGAGACAGCTGTATAACTGGCTgacctaccgccgcctctacctcccgctGAGCCACCCtgacgacctcatcaggccaggcctcttccagtACTACTACGATGCCTTCCACCTAAAGATcgccatgctcagcttccatgggaagtatgccagggtcacCAAGATCACGGGAGTCTCCAAGAAGacgttagagatccacctcacgcgccgcatccagctgcgagatggcgagatcttccaCAACTTCGATGAGCTCTCCCGCGTGGTCCAGGAGATGGACGAGCAGGTGAtcggggagcagcagcagcagcaagaagacgggactgaggaaagcgagggccatggctggcagagccctgcccagcccagcgagggggagtccggggctgcagctgcggaggagcagcctgtcccgtttgtgCTGCCTGTGGGCGTGCGCTCAATAGACCAGAACTACCCCGCCACCTGCAGGAGGTGTTTCTATGTCGTGGACACTGTTACCTTACCTGGCTTCGCCTACCCCAGGCGTttccctggagtcttcatcctgttcgatgagaaccactttgGGTTCATCTGGCTGGAGCTGAAATACTTCTTCCTGTAcagcagagtccagaacaccttccagaatgtggaggcaccgTCCCCGCAGGctttcctggagatgctcaagaacattcagtgcatgccctaa
- the POFUT2 gene encoding GDP-fucose protein O-fucosyltransferase 2 — translation MAALGVVCMLLGAAAGPFAGALSEEFWVSQSPAHLLSDRASYRRYLLYDVNPPEGFNLRRDVYIRMASLLKILMKSEEWVMVLPPWGRLYHWQSPDIHQVRIPWSDFFDLESLNKNIPVMEYEDFIAENGGPFIDQIYVLQSYAEGWKEGPWEEKIDERPCLDPPLYSQDKHEYYRGWFWGYEETRGLNVSCLSVQGSASVIAPMLLKNTPARSVMLDRAENLLHDHYGGKEYWDTRRSMVFARHLRAVGDEFRSKYLNSTNEADRIPDEEDWTKLKVELGSSLGGPYLAVHLRRKDFIWGHREDVPSLEGAVKKIRSLMKTHGLDKVFVATDAVRKEYEELKRLLPEMVRFEPTWEELELYKDGGVAIIDQWVCAHARFFIGTSVSTFSFRIHEEREILGLDPKTTYNRFCGDLERACEQPTHWKVVY, via the exons ATGGCGGCGCTTGGCGTCGTCTGCATGCTGCTCGGGGCAGCGGCCGGCCCGTTCGCCGGCGCCTTGAGCGAGGAGTTCTGGGTCAGCCAGTCGCCGGCCCACCTGCTGTCGGACAGGGCGAGCTACAGACG gtATCTTCTGTATGACGTCAACCCCCCGGAGGGTTTCAACCTCCGCAGGGATGTCTACATTCGCATGGCCTCCCTCCTGAAGATCCTGATGAAGTCTGAGGAGTGGGTGATGGTGCTGCCCCCCTGGGGCCGCCTCTACCACTGGCAGAGCCCCGACATTCACCAGGTCCGGATTCCCTGGTCCGACTTCTTTGATCTTGAAAGTCTCAATAAAAACATCCCCGTCATGGAATACGAGGACTTCATTGCAG AGAACGGTGGGCCCTTCATTGACCAGATCTATGTCCTGCAAAGCTACGCGGAAGGGTGGAAAGAGGGCCCCTGGGAGGAGAAGATTGACGAGCGGCCCTGCCTCGATCCGCCGCTGTACTCGCAGGACAAGCACGAGTACTACAG GGGATGGTTTTGGGGTTATGAAGAAACAAGGGGGCTAAACGTTTCCTGTCTGTCTGTTCAAGGATCGGCTTCTGTCATTGCACCTATGCTTTTGAAAAACACGCCAGCACG GTCCGTGATGTTAGACAGAGCGGAGAACCTCCTCCACGACCACTACGGGGGAAAGGAGTACTGGGAT ACACGGCGGAGCATGGTGTTCGCCAGGCACCTGCGTGCCGTGGGCGACGAGTTCAGAAGTAAATATCTCAATTCCACCAACGAGGCCGACAGGATCCCCGACGAGGAGGACTGGACCAAGCTGAAG GTGGAGCTGGGCTCCTCGCTGGGGGGCCCCTACCTCGCCGTGCACCTGCGGAGGAAGGATTTCATCTGGGGCCACCGGGAGGACGTGCCCAGCCTGGAAGGAGCTGTGAAGAAGATACGCAGCCTCATGAAGACCCACGGGCTGGACAAAGTGTTTGTGGCCACAGACGCTGTGCGGAAGG AATATGAGGAGCTGAAGAGACTGTTACCGGAGATGGTGAGGTTTGAGCCCACGTGGGAGGAGCTGGAGCTCTACAAAGACGGAGGCGTGGCCATCATCGACCAGTGGGTCTGCGCGCATGCCAG GTTCTTCATCGGCACCTCTGTATCCACATTCTCTTTTCGGATTCATGAGGAAAGGGAGAtcctggggttggaccccaagaCTACATACAACCGGTTCTGTGGGGACTTGGAGAGAGCGTGCGAGCAGCCCACGCACTGGAAGGTTGTGTACTGA